ctgaggtttgtaaatatttcttaatctGCAACATTGATTGTTTCCTTACGGTTCTTTATTAAGTACCTTGGCATCGTTCTGCCTTTATTTTCATCTTCTTTTTCGTATTTCCATCGTTAACTTATGTGATAATCGAAAgctattctttatttaatcgTTAGCCGTTAGATCTTGAACCAAATCAAAACTATAAATGTTGCCCGGTTGATGGATGTACGTCCAATTTTTTGGGTTGGGTTGATGTTTGTTTATTGGACAGCTATTAGTTGACTTTAAGCTTAATAGTTGTGTTcgtttttgtgtattattaattggtttatttaattatttaataataactcATTTAAACAGCTGCCTTCTCGACCAGTTTGAACCAGTGTCCGCACTCGCAACGTTTCTGGTTGCCCTTTTGCAACCACATCCATTGCACGTAGGTCTGATCCTCCTCGCCTGCATAAGAAGTTTTTTAGTtgacaaacacaaataataagtaaatttgcACAAGCACTTACAGATGCAACCCACAATGCGGGCATCGAAGGCCGATGGAATCAAGTTGGGGTTCTCCTTGGTGCCAGCACCGCGCTTGAACACCTTCATGTCGAAGGGATTATCATTGCCGGCGGCCTTGAGCAGCAATTCACGCTTCTCGATACCTGTAGCATGCTCCAAGGGATCGTTCATCActgcaaaaagaaacaattagTTGATAAGCTGATAATCAAACCCCCTATTTTCCCCACCCTTTCCCCTGCGTCATGCATTGAATCAGCTGTGTTCGCTGGTTACATAAAGGCAAACGTAAATTGCAACTCCGTGTGTAATATCGATTCTGTATATGTCTCCTGCAGTTTGAACCACATACTGTGAATAGTGCAACTTTGTAGCTACAGTTTGTCCACAAGATACATTTAGACACATTAGCCACTATTACATAACCTCCCTCCACATTTGCACGGCGTTGAGCTGCCACAGTTAGCGTTGCACCATGGCTGCTGCCATTGCAGTTTGCTTTCTGTATAGTTTATCTCATGCATTATGTAATTTTGGATCGTTGAAGCCAGGTGACACATGGATGCAGGCAAGGCGGACGTGACGACGAACGATGGAGTTGGAATCGTTCTTTGTGGGTGGTTGGCGGGTTGATTTGTTACTTACTTTTGCAAGTGCGCACGGAGTGGTATGTCACATTTTGGCGAGCAGCAGCACGCAGTGCCATGCGTCCACACATAGAAGCCATTGTTCgttttgcaaaaatttgttggTCTTGTGAAGAGGCGATGAACAAACCGAATTCTTTCGTAATTTTTCACGGCGAGACTCAGGGCAGGTGTCGGTTCATGAGTTGTGTATTCCAGTTCTCAATAAGTTCAGTTTCATGTGTTTGCGAACTGGTTCTGAAGTcaatttatcgataattaCAAGCGagcattttttaatattgatatatattgtTAAGTTGTCGACATATACAGTAAGTTAAGCTGTAAATTTATCCAAGTTACGCTATTGTCAACTATTTGTTTCttgatttacatttattattaggTTAACAAAATACAGTAAATTCAATATGTTCGCTACATTTTCCTGGCAATTATTCCATCACTAAAATAGTGTTACCAAATTGCCTAtatagcctatttccactgcCCCTCAGTTTTTTACGTTTCGAAACGACTTTTTTTCATATGGATTTTTACATGAGGCGAACGAAACATTCGACctaatcgaaaaaaaaaatcgaaaaaacgGTTTTTTGGTGCAGTGGAAAAAGGTAAAGAacatattctatattttctggtattaaaacaaaatatcacTTCAATAACTTTCTGGTTTTAATAcgttattatgaaaataacaatataccatataaagtGTTACCAGCCAACGTCTGAGCTACTATATTTActactatttaaatatgattagTTCAAATTTAATGTACGGTCACGCTGGCAATGTGTCATTTAATTTCGTCAAATTCAGTAATACGGGGgtgctttaattaattaatttgcattattttcacCAGAAGAGGCAGCGTCGAGCTTTCGCAAAAGCTGCAACAACTCAAGTTGCACTAACTAATATTGAAGTCACAAGCGACCTAAACCCAAAATCAACTAATTTCGCAACTTGCGAGTTGTGCTGTCGACAGACGCCAGACACAGCAAAGCAGTAAAGCAAAGTTGTCTCAAGGCCAAGGAAGTCACaaagaaattttcaattgcaattaaacaTGAAATTTGGGGCAACACAAAGAATCGAGCAGCATTTTtacaatcagcagcagcaacagcagcagcagaagctaataaataaaaaaggcGCGTGCGAATCGACAACGTTCAGTAAAGTGTCAGTTATCAACAATTGCAAACGTGTGTTGTGCaacaaaaggcagcagcaacagtcgcaaAAACAAAGACAATATTGGAAACATAAAAGCTATTGCATAGCTGCATCTTGATTAACACTGTTTGTATTTAATCAACGCACctaaaacaaaccaaaaaattaaaagaacacTCGAAAATATCTAACCTAAATTTCTGAACgcataaaatcaataaaaaccCGAAGAAAAACACGTGTATTTGAGTGCCGCCAATAGTTGTGTTGCCGCCAAACGCGTGTGTAGACTTTTTCGTGGAGACTCTCTCCGCCTCTCTTTGTGCAAAAAGGACACTGCCCTACAAGGCTtgcgtgtgttgtgtgtgtacatCGACGATCGCCATCAAGATCAGAAGCAGtcaaagcaaaaacagcacaaaaattCGAGGTTTTTGTGAACAACGCAATAACAGCAggagcaaaaacaacaatatgcCGCGTCGTAATAAGAAAACACCAGGCAAAGGTGAGTCACAAAATCATTTCTTTTCTCATGTTAATAGCAAAAGTGCGTCGGTTGTGTGGGTGTT
This window of the Drosophila albomicans strain 15112-1751.03 chromosome 2L, ASM965048v2, whole genome shotgun sequence genome carries:
- the LOC127565297 gene encoding cytochrome c oxidase subunit 5B, mitochondrial, producing MASMCGRMALRAAARQNVTYHSVRTCKMMNDPLEHATGIEKRELLLKAAGNDNPFDMKVFKRGAGTKENPNLIPSAFDARIVGCICEEDQTYVQWMWLQKGNQKRCECGHWFKLVEKAAV